The proteins below are encoded in one region of Aquisphaera giovannonii:
- a CDS encoding non-ribosomal peptide synthetase gives MNAPVQAETRGLDREPAARPLEPLHRAFERQAARTPEAVALRAATGEVSYRELNDRANQLARRLKAMGVGPDVLVGVCLPRSAEMVVGLLAALKAGGAYVPLDPSYPADRLAYMLEDSAAAVLLTEDRLAGSLADFAGPTLFLDRDAPGLAEEIDADLPGDTRPGDLAYVIYTSGSTGRPKGVMITHGGLTNYLGWCVRAYAMAGGRGAPVHSSISFDLTVTALWGPLLAGGRVDLLDESLGLEQLRDAFREPRDDGVVKITPAHLKWLGDQLKPEEAAGRTRVFVIGGEQLTAAHVAFWHEHAPGTALVNEYGPTETVVGCCVYRIPAGPVESLPPVIPIGRPAAGARLYVLDAGMEPVPPGLAGELYIGGPGVARGYLKRPGLTAEKFVPDPFSAEPGARLYRTGDLARYRPDGQFEYLGRVDRQVKVRGYRIEPGEIESALALHELIREAAVVPREDAGGTTVLAAYVVPRGDMAGLPPAAELRAWLAGRLPEYMVPATFTAIEALPLTPNGKLDPGALPEPGEAAPAPGLASRPASGPVEEGVAALAAELLGTGPLGASDNFFDRGGHSLLAAQLLGRLRQTFGVEVPLRAFVDDATVAGLARRIEAALAGGARVDEPPIERLPRDGSPLPASFAQQRLWYLDQLSPGDVSYNIHLAVRLEGELDADALSRAIAEIVRRHETLRTTFVAIEGVPHQRIAEAGTSPAIEFESLDGAGEAALRERLRELGRQPFDLANGPLFHARLLRLGEGDHALSLVLHHVVSDGWSTGVLIREATALYEAFRRGEPSPLPELPVQYADFASWQRRALSGDALNSHLAFWRDRLAGCVPPEIPADRPESAQAQGLAGEARARVEPAALGTVKRLAREGGATLYMALLAALDALLARYTGSDDVAVGTPVAGRSRPEAEGLVGFFVNTLVVRSDLSGSPGFRRLLARVRRDALDAYAHQDLPFERLVGELHASGGGEFPFRVMLVLQNAPLPPLEAAGLRLSPIELPADVAKFDATLYAQEQAGGLELILEYRAERYEAATMERLLACYVTLLEGAAADPDRPIDAIPLLTPQERETMAGRWRGPDDDEDGGIFDLDALDEAELDALLAELDGEDAP, from the coding sequence GGACGTCCTGGTCGGGGTCTGCCTGCCGCGGTCGGCGGAGATGGTCGTCGGCCTGCTCGCGGCGCTGAAGGCGGGCGGCGCGTACGTGCCGCTCGACCCTTCGTACCCGGCGGACCGCCTGGCCTACATGCTGGAGGACTCGGCCGCGGCCGTCCTGCTGACCGAGGATCGCCTGGCCGGATCGCTCGCTGACTTCGCGGGGCCGACCCTGTTCCTGGACCGCGACGCGCCCGGGCTTGCCGAGGAGATCGACGCCGACCTGCCGGGCGACACGCGGCCGGGGGACCTCGCCTACGTCATCTACACGTCGGGCTCGACCGGGCGGCCCAAGGGGGTGATGATCACCCACGGGGGGCTCACCAATTACCTGGGCTGGTGCGTCCGCGCCTACGCGATGGCCGGCGGCCGAGGCGCCCCGGTGCACTCGTCGATCTCGTTCGACCTGACCGTCACGGCGCTCTGGGGCCCACTGCTCGCGGGGGGCCGCGTGGACCTGCTCGACGAGAGCCTCGGCCTGGAGCAGCTGCGCGACGCCTTCCGCGAGCCGCGGGACGACGGCGTGGTCAAGATCACGCCGGCCCACCTGAAATGGCTGGGCGACCAGCTCAAGCCGGAGGAGGCCGCGGGCCGCACCCGCGTCTTCGTGATCGGCGGCGAGCAGCTCACCGCGGCCCACGTCGCCTTCTGGCACGAGCACGCGCCCGGGACGGCGCTCGTGAACGAGTACGGCCCGACGGAGACCGTCGTCGGCTGCTGCGTGTACCGGATCCCCGCCGGGCCGGTCGAGTCGCTCCCCCCCGTGATCCCGATCGGCCGGCCTGCCGCCGGGGCGAGGCTGTACGTCCTCGACGCTGGGATGGAGCCCGTCCCGCCGGGCCTGGCCGGCGAGCTCTACATCGGCGGCCCGGGCGTCGCCCGCGGATATCTCAAGCGCCCGGGGCTCACCGCGGAGAAATTCGTCCCCGACCCGTTTTCCGCCGAGCCCGGCGCACGGCTCTACCGCACGGGAGACCTCGCGCGATACCGCCCGGACGGCCAGTTCGAGTACCTCGGCCGGGTCGACCGCCAGGTGAAGGTGCGAGGCTACCGGATCGAGCCGGGCGAGATCGAGTCGGCGCTCGCGCTCCACGAGCTCATCCGCGAGGCCGCCGTCGTGCCGCGAGAGGATGCCGGCGGCACGACCGTGCTGGCCGCCTACGTCGTCCCGCGCGGCGACATGGCCGGCCTGCCGCCCGCTGCCGAGCTGCGGGCCTGGCTCGCCGGACGGCTCCCGGAGTACATGGTCCCCGCGACGTTCACCGCGATCGAGGCATTGCCGCTCACGCCCAACGGCAAGCTCGACCCCGGGGCGCTGCCGGAGCCCGGCGAGGCGGCGCCCGCCCCGGGCCTGGCGTCACGGCCCGCGAGCGGCCCCGTCGAGGAAGGCGTGGCCGCCCTGGCCGCCGAGCTGCTCGGGACCGGGCCGCTCGGCGCCTCGGACAACTTCTTCGACCGCGGCGGCCACTCGCTCCTCGCCGCCCAGCTCCTGGGTCGGCTGCGGCAGACGTTCGGCGTGGAGGTCCCGCTCCGGGCCTTCGTGGACGACGCGACCGTCGCCGGCCTCGCGAGGCGGATCGAGGCCGCGCTCGCGGGGGGCGCCCGCGTCGACGAGCCGCCGATCGAACGGCTGCCCCGCGACGGATCCCCGCTGCCGGCCTCCTTCGCCCAGCAGCGGCTCTGGTATCTCGACCAGCTCAGCCCGGGGGACGTTTCCTACAACATCCACCTGGCCGTCCGTCTGGAGGGCGAGCTCGACGCCGACGCGCTCTCCAGGGCGATCGCCGAGATCGTCCGGCGGCACGAGACTCTGCGGACCACGTTCGTGGCCATCGAGGGGGTCCCGCACCAGCGGATCGCCGAGGCGGGCACCTCGCCCGCGATCGAGTTCGAATCGCTCGATGGGGCCGGCGAGGCGGCCCTGCGCGAGAGGCTCCGCGAGCTGGGCCGCCAGCCCTTCGACCTTGCGAACGGCCCGCTCTTTCACGCGAGGCTCCTGCGGCTCGGCGAGGGCGACCACGCCCTCTCGCTCGTCCTCCATCACGTCGTCTCCGACGGCTGGTCCACAGGCGTCCTGATCCGCGAGGCGACGGCGCTGTACGAGGCGTTCCGCCGCGGCGAGCCCTCGCCCCTGCCCGAGCTGCCCGTCCAGTACGCCGACTTCGCCTCCTGGCAGCGCCGGGCCCTCTCCGGCGACGCGCTCAACTCCCACCTCGCCTTCTGGCGCGACCGGCTCGCCGGGTGCGTCCCCCCGGAGATCCCCGCCGATCGCCCCGAATCCGCGCAGGCGCAAGGTCTCGCCGGCGAGGCCCGCGCCCGCGTCGAGCCCGCCGCCCTGGGGACCGTCAAGCGGCTGGCGAGGGAGGGCGGGGCGACGCTCTACATGGCCCTCCTGGCCGCCCTGGACGCCCTCCTGGCCCGCTACACCGGCTCCGACGACGTCGCCGTCGGGACACCCGTCGCCGGCCGCTCACGGCCCGAGGCCGAGGGCCTCGTCGGGTTCTTCGTCAACACCCTGGTCGTCCGCTCCGACCTCTCCGGCTCCCCCGGCTTCCGACGGCTCCTGGCCCGCGTCCGCCGCGACGCCCTGGACGCCTACGCGCACCAGGACCTCCCCTTCGAACGCCTCGTCGGCGAGCTCCACGCCTCGGGCGGCGGCGAGTTCCCGTTCCGCGTCATGCTGGTGCTCCAGAACGCCCCGCTGCCGCCGCTGGAGGCTGCCGGGCTGCGGCTCAGCCCGATCGAGCTGCCCGCGGACGTGGCCAAGTTCGACGCCACGCTCTACGCCCAGGAACAGGCCGGCGGGCTCGAGCTCATCCTGGAATACCGGGCCGAGCGGTACGAGGCGGCGACGATGGAGCGGCTCCTGGCCTGCTACGTCACGCTCCTCGAGGGCGCCGCCGCGGATCCCGACCGCCCGATCGACGCGATCCCGTTGCTCACCCCGCAGGAGCGCGAGACGATGGCCGGGCGGTGGAGGGGGCCCGACGACGACGAGGATGGCGGCATCTTCGACCTGGACGCCCTCGACGAGGCGGAGCTCGACGCCCTCCTGGCCGAACTCGACGGGGAGGACGCCCCGTGA
- a CDS encoding cyclic peptide export ABC transporter, translating into MIDLVRFLLGCSRRTVLASTAAGAAGGVAGVALIALVRRQLDGGAPAPAAAMAFLGLCVLAVAMRVASQVAMVRLGQGAVRELTLRVVRRTLRLPLREFESIDTAGLLATLTQDVVVLANALSSVPQFAINVPIVAASVAYVGWLSPLLFLCGVSFAALAVAAYMTLARRAIRELRAARRVQDRLVAAFQAMGSGSRELRQHDGRRRALLHDSLEPASAELRDRSVRAMATFAIADAWSQLAFFGFIGFVLFAAPRIQPIPTGTLAAAVLVVLYLMTPLDVIINGLPAMGRARVALGRIRALVPAMDGDEPEAAASTAEARPAFRESLRLDGVTFRYREGADDREFRLGPVDLELRAGEVVFLAGGNGSGKTTLAKLISGLYEPEAGAVLVDGQPVGDDDQAAYRSLFSVVFADGHLFGDYRGLPGAPDELARRAGAGLRRLELAGRVEVDGESRSFSTLDLSQGQRRRLALLGALLEDRPILVVDEWAANQDPTFKSVFYHRILHELRAAGKTLLVVSHDETYFEVADRVLRLSEGRVVEETPAAPDAIWPGTLGRGLLR; encoded by the coding sequence GTGATCGACCTGGTCCGGTTCCTCCTGGGATGCTCGCGAAGGACCGTGCTCGCCTCGACGGCCGCCGGGGCGGCCGGCGGCGTGGCGGGCGTCGCCCTGATCGCCCTGGTCCGCCGCCAGCTCGACGGCGGGGCGCCGGCCCCGGCCGCGGCCATGGCGTTCCTGGGGCTCTGCGTGCTGGCCGTCGCGATGCGGGTCGCCTCGCAGGTCGCGATGGTGCGGCTCGGCCAGGGGGCGGTGCGGGAGCTCACGCTCCGCGTCGTCCGGAGGACGCTGCGGCTGCCGCTCCGGGAGTTCGAGTCGATCGACACCGCCGGGCTGCTCGCCACGCTCACGCAGGACGTGGTCGTCCTGGCCAACGCCCTGTCCAGCGTGCCCCAGTTCGCCATCAACGTCCCGATCGTGGCCGCCAGCGTGGCGTACGTCGGGTGGCTCAGCCCGCTCCTCTTCCTCTGCGGCGTCAGCTTCGCGGCCCTCGCGGTGGCCGCGTACATGACGCTGGCCCGGCGGGCGATCCGCGAGCTCCGCGCGGCGAGGCGAGTGCAGGACCGGCTGGTGGCGGCCTTCCAGGCGATGGGCTCGGGCTCCCGCGAGCTCAGGCAGCACGACGGCCGACGCCGGGCGCTGCTCCACGACTCGCTGGAGCCGGCCTCCGCCGAGCTCCGCGACCGGTCGGTGCGGGCGATGGCGACCTTCGCGATCGCCGACGCCTGGAGCCAGCTCGCGTTCTTCGGCTTCATCGGCTTCGTCCTCTTCGCGGCCCCCCGGATCCAGCCCATCCCGACGGGGACGCTCGCGGCGGCCGTCCTGGTGGTGCTCTACCTCATGACCCCGCTCGACGTCATCATCAACGGCCTGCCCGCCATGGGCCGGGCGCGCGTCGCCCTGGGCCGGATCCGGGCCCTCGTGCCCGCGATGGACGGCGACGAGCCGGAGGCGGCGGCCTCGACGGCCGAGGCCCGCCCGGCGTTCCGCGAGTCGCTGCGCCTGGACGGCGTCACCTTCCGATACCGGGAGGGCGCCGACGATCGGGAGTTCCGGCTCGGCCCGGTCGACCTGGAGCTGCGGGCCGGCGAGGTGGTCTTCCTGGCCGGCGGCAACGGCAGCGGCAAGACGACGCTGGCCAAGCTCATCTCCGGCCTCTACGAGCCCGAGGCCGGCGCGGTGCTCGTGGACGGCCAGCCCGTCGGGGACGACGACCAGGCGGCCTATCGCTCACTCTTCTCCGTGGTCTTCGCCGACGGCCACCTGTTCGGCGACTACCGCGGGCTCCCCGGGGCGCCCGACGAGCTCGCCCGCAGGGCGGGCGCCGGGCTGAGGCGGCTGGAACTGGCGGGGCGCGTCGAGGTGGACGGCGAGTCCAGGTCGTTCTCCACGCTGGACCTCTCCCAGGGCCAGCGGCGCCGCCTCGCATTGCTCGGCGCCCTGCTCGAGGACCGGCCGATCCTCGTCGTGGACGAATGGGCCGCCAACCAGGACCCGACGTTCAAGTCGGTCTTCTACCACCGGATACTCCACGAGCTGCGCGCGGCCGGCAAGACGCTCCTGGTGGTCAGCCACGACGAGACGTACTTCGAGGTCGCCGACCGGGTGCTCCGCCTCTCCGAGGGCCGCGTCGTCGAGGAGACGCCCGCCGCCCCCGACGCGATCTGGCCCGGCACTTTGGGACGAGGGTTGCTGCGATGA
- a CDS encoding efflux RND transporter periplasmic adaptor subunit → MKKLLLGIAGLWAAGALGFWYWADARTSRVTYRTIAVRRGDLRTTINATGTIEPEEVVDVGAQVAGMIESFGADPADPGKPVSYGTRVEQGTVLARLDSSLFKARVEQAKGRVARDEADILQAKAKLAQAERDYERSRKLHARGNGVIAPQEYDAAVSTYEVAKAALVVAEGALLVSRADLQEATVNLGYTTIKSPVKGVILDRRINIGQTVVASLNAPSLFLIAKDLSRMQIWSSVNETDIGSIREGQAVHFTVGAFPHDRFEGKVTQIRLNASMSQNVVTYTVVVSFDNVGGKLMPYLTARLQFEVESRKDVPVVPNAALRWQPRAENVVPEERPNLASYTRRNRARPAGKDAEPREDSAAEADRKPVLWARDGDYVRPVPVELGLTDGTSTEIRGGNVKDGMEIVTGATRAESATDAISILPHTWTEKK, encoded by the coding sequence ATGAAGAAACTCCTCCTGGGAATCGCCGGCCTCTGGGCGGCGGGCGCCCTCGGCTTCTGGTACTGGGCCGACGCCCGCACCTCCCGCGTCACGTACCGCACGATCGCCGTCAGGCGGGGCGACCTGCGCACCACCATCAACGCCACGGGCACGATCGAGCCCGAGGAGGTCGTGGACGTAGGAGCCCAGGTCGCCGGGATGATCGAGAGCTTCGGCGCCGACCCGGCCGACCCGGGCAAGCCCGTGAGCTACGGCACCCGGGTGGAGCAGGGGACCGTGCTGGCCCGGCTGGACAGCTCGCTGTTCAAGGCCCGCGTCGAGCAGGCGAAGGGCCGCGTCGCCCGCGACGAGGCCGACATCCTCCAGGCGAAGGCCAAGCTCGCCCAGGCCGAGCGCGACTACGAGCGTTCGCGCAAGCTCCATGCGCGCGGCAACGGCGTCATCGCCCCGCAGGAATACGACGCCGCCGTCTCGACCTACGAGGTCGCCAAGGCGGCGCTCGTCGTGGCCGAGGGCGCCCTGCTCGTCTCCAGGGCCGACCTCCAGGAGGCCACCGTCAACCTCGGGTACACGACCATCAAGTCCCCGGTGAAGGGCGTCATCCTGGACCGGCGGATCAACATCGGCCAGACCGTCGTCGCCAGCCTGAATGCCCCCAGCCTGTTCCTCATCGCCAAGGACCTCTCGCGCATGCAGATCTGGTCCTCCGTGAATGAGACCGACATCGGCTCCATCCGCGAGGGCCAGGCCGTGCACTTCACCGTGGGAGCCTTCCCGCACGACCGGTTCGAAGGCAAGGTGACCCAGATCCGCCTGAACGCCAGCATGAGCCAGAACGTGGTGACGTACACGGTCGTGGTCAGCTTCGACAACGTCGGCGGCAAGCTCATGCCCTACCTGACGGCCCGCCTCCAGTTCGAGGTCGAATCGCGCAAGGACGTCCCGGTCGTCCCCAACGCCGCCCTCCGCTGGCAGCCCCGCGCGGAGAACGTCGTCCCCGAGGAGCGCCCCAACCTCGCGAGCTACACCCGCCGCAATCGCGCCAGGCCCGCGGGCAAGGACGCCGAGCCGAGGGAGGACTCCGCGGCCGAGGCCGATCGGAAGCCGGTCCTCTGGGCTCGCGACGGCGACTACGTCCGCCCCGTCCCCGTCGAACTGGGCCTCACCGACGGGACGTCCACGGAGATCCGCGGGGGGAACGTCAAGGACGGCATGGAGATCGTCACCGGCGCGACCCGCGCCGAATCGGCCACGGACGCGATCTCCATACTGCCGCACACCTGGACGGAGAAGAAATGA
- a CDS encoding ABC transporter permease, translating into MIKLERIFKEYARGAVPVPVLKGVSLSIREGEMVALMGASGSGKTTLINLLGFLDRPTRGTYCFEGADVSGLDDVRRAYLRSRRIGFVFQNFNLLPRMSALENVMLPMLYGAHGLSASECRARAVRLLERVGLAGRMDHEPSRLSGGEQQRVAIARALMNQGKLLIADEPTGNLDSKTGEEILALFQELNREEGLTILLVTHDAGVASHADRVIRVRDGRVSEDGVAEPEGQESAALVQAEATEPTGAVAAGMAPPLRPAPFLRNAASAEAQSEDAPAAQEPPPRPGLADEARFLARTVTTSFRSLRRNAMRSALTTLGIIIGVGSLLAIAEIGQGAWTAIRALLTKTGVDNIVVQAGAASRNGVSLGSGSIKTLTPEDAELIERECPSVDSLAPLVFTRRQVVNGGANWVPATFVGTTPSYLRVREWQDLEEGLPFTDEDVASSGMVCLLGHTIARELFGEDSPVGREVHVADVPLRVVGVLSRKGADIIGEDQDDILIAPWTTVKYRISAAASSGSPVKDALHLNPADELSAMARRYPRGQADPFPTQSAIQMLNTPTLQRLSNVDSILVRSQTTEEIPAAMEQIENVLRESHRIKQGEPNDFSVRDFTEVVSAVKGTVGLVAGLLLCVALISLLVGGIGIMNIMLVSVTERYREIGLRMAVGARSHDILRQFLVEAVVLCILGGAVGIALGRSASSLVRLLALWPTEPSTLAVIISVSVSVTIGMIFGYYPAWKASRLDPIEALRFE; encoded by the coding sequence ATCATCAAGCTCGAGAGGATCTTCAAGGAATACGCCCGGGGCGCCGTGCCCGTGCCGGTGCTCAAGGGGGTGTCGCTGTCGATCCGCGAGGGGGAGATGGTGGCCCTGATGGGGGCGTCCGGGTCGGGGAAGACGACGCTCATCAACCTACTAGGCTTCCTGGACCGGCCGACGCGGGGGACCTACTGCTTCGAGGGCGCCGACGTCTCGGGGCTGGACGACGTCCGCCGGGCGTACCTGCGGAGCCGTCGGATCGGGTTCGTCTTCCAGAACTTCAACCTGCTGCCCCGCATGAGCGCGCTGGAGAACGTGATGCTGCCGATGCTCTACGGCGCCCACGGGTTGTCGGCGTCGGAGTGCCGGGCGCGGGCGGTCCGGCTGCTGGAGCGGGTCGGCCTGGCGGGGCGGATGGACCACGAGCCGTCTCGGCTCTCGGGCGGCGAGCAGCAGCGCGTGGCGATCGCCCGGGCGCTCATGAACCAGGGCAAGCTGCTCATCGCCGACGAGCCGACCGGCAACCTCGATTCGAAGACCGGCGAGGAGATCCTCGCCCTCTTCCAGGAGCTGAACCGGGAGGAGGGGCTGACCATCCTCCTCGTCACCCACGACGCCGGCGTCGCCTCCCACGCCGACCGGGTCATCCGCGTCCGCGACGGCCGAGTCTCCGAGGACGGGGTGGCCGAGCCCGAGGGGCAGGAGTCGGCGGCGTTAGTGCAGGCCGAGGCGACGGAGCCGACCGGAGCCGTGGCGGCCGGGATGGCCCCGCCCCTGCGGCCGGCCCCATTCCTGCGGAATGCCGCGTCGGCGGAGGCGCAGTCCGAAGACGCGCCCGCGGCCCAAGAACCACCGCCCCGGCCCGGGCTGGCGGACGAGGCCCGGTTCCTGGCTCGGACCGTGACCACCTCGTTCCGGTCCCTGCGACGCAACGCCATGAGGTCGGCGCTCACGACCCTGGGGATCATCATCGGCGTCGGCTCGCTGCTGGCGATCGCGGAGATCGGGCAGGGGGCGTGGACGGCCATCCGCGCCCTGCTCACGAAGACGGGCGTGGACAACATCGTCGTCCAGGCCGGCGCCGCGTCCCGCAACGGCGTCAGCCTGGGCTCCGGCTCGATCAAGACCCTGACGCCCGAGGACGCCGAGCTGATCGAGCGGGAGTGCCCGAGCGTGGACAGCCTGGCGCCGCTGGTCTTCACGCGGCGGCAGGTCGTCAACGGCGGAGCCAACTGGGTGCCCGCCACCTTCGTCGGCACGACGCCGAGCTACCTGCGCGTCCGCGAGTGGCAGGACCTCGAGGAAGGGCTGCCCTTCACCGACGAGGACGTCGCGAGCTCCGGCATGGTCTGCCTGCTCGGCCACACGATCGCGCGCGAGCTCTTCGGCGAGGATTCGCCGGTCGGCCGCGAGGTCCACGTGGCCGACGTCCCGCTGCGCGTCGTCGGCGTGCTCTCGCGCAAGGGGGCGGACATCATCGGCGAGGACCAGGACGACATCCTCATCGCGCCGTGGACCACGGTGAAGTACCGCATCAGCGCCGCGGCCTCGTCCGGCTCGCCCGTCAAGGACGCACTCCACCTCAACCCGGCGGACGAGCTGTCCGCCATGGCCAGGCGCTACCCGCGGGGGCAGGCCGATCCGTTCCCGACGCAATCGGCCATCCAGATGCTGAACACGCCGACGCTCCAGCGGCTCTCGAACGTGGACTCGATCCTCGTGCGGTCGCAGACGACCGAGGAGATCCCCGCGGCGATGGAGCAGATCGAGAACGTCCTGCGGGAGAGCCACCGGATCAAGCAGGGCGAGCCGAACGACTTCAGCGTGCGGGACTTCACCGAGGTCGTCTCCGCCGTGAAGGGGACCGTCGGCCTGGTCGCGGGGCTCCTGCTCTGCGTCGCCCTGATCTCGCTCCTGGTGGGCGGGATCGGGATCATGAACATCATGCTGGTCTCGGTGACCGAGCGCTACCGCGAGATCGGCCTGAGGATGGCCGTCGGGGCGCGGTCCCACGACATCCTCCGCCAGTTCCTCGTCGAGGCCGTGGTCCTCTGCATCCTCGGCGGCGCGGTGGGCATCGCGCTGGGCCGCTCGGCCTCGTCGCTCGTCCGGCTCCTGGCGCTCTGGCCGACCGAGCCCTCGACGCTCGCCGTGATCATCTCCGTCTCGGTGTCCGTCACGATCGGCATGATCTTCGGATACTACCCGGCCTGGAAGGCCTCGCGGCTCGATCCGATCGAGGCGCTGCGGTTCGAGTGA
- a CDS encoding YbaN family protein — translation MMRSRTRPEASRPAPKRLATSIDIDIDSATIRVVDPRVFRDGRRDWCRALAEIAAARPGVCSAGIDLSDGSCAIGFAAGTTAAAMADAFAASMKAAGAGTEDRPAHGPGWPFRRASHPWTLVVALADQPERPPATWAARMKDPEVLLIDLPKPVGRGTTAELARDGDRPLQALATFARTGGHARRASGPTPARAGGSPDAPPTMIVHGPTRLLYLALGWASFGMTFVGLIIPGVPTVPFLMLTGYYFARSSTRLHDWLLQTRVFGRVIREWETGGGLSWTSKANLVLLTLTAVAASVVVAGASLMVLPIIAVFSVAGIFGILRLPGLDHEPEAEPYEASGLALPAPAV, via the coding sequence ATGATGCGATCCCGGACCCGCCCCGAAGCGTCTCGCCCCGCCCCGAAGCGGCTGGCGACGAGCATCGACATCGACATCGATTCGGCGACCATCCGGGTCGTGGACCCTCGTGTCTTCCGCGACGGCCGGCGGGACTGGTGCCGCGCCCTGGCGGAGATCGCGGCGGCGCGGCCCGGGGTGTGCTCGGCCGGGATCGACCTGTCCGACGGCTCGTGCGCGATCGGATTCGCCGCCGGCACCACGGCGGCGGCCATGGCCGATGCCTTCGCCGCCTCCATGAAAGCGGCCGGCGCGGGGACGGAGGATCGCCCCGCGCACGGTCCCGGATGGCCATTCCGACGGGCATCGCATCCGTGGACGCTCGTCGTCGCCCTCGCGGACCAGCCGGAGCGGCCGCCGGCCACATGGGCGGCCCGCATGAAGGATCCCGAGGTCCTCCTGATCGACCTGCCGAAGCCGGTAGGTCGAGGCACCACGGCGGAGCTCGCCCGCGACGGCGATCGGCCGCTCCAGGCCCTCGCCACCTTCGCTCGGACCGGAGGCCATGCCCGGCGAGCTTCCGGGCCGACGCCCGCTCGGGCCGGGGGCTCCCCGGACGCGCCCCCGACCATGATCGTCCATGGCCCGACGCGGCTGCTCTACCTGGCGCTCGGCTGGGCGTCGTTCGGGATGACCTTCGTCGGCCTGATCATCCCGGGCGTGCCGACTGTGCCGTTCCTGATGCTCACGGGATACTACTTCGCCCGATCCTCGACCAGGCTCCACGACTGGCTCCTCCAGACCCGCGTCTTCGGCCGGGTCATCCGCGAGTGGGAGACCGGTGGCGGGCTGAGCTGGACGTCCAAGGCCAACCTGGTCCTGCTGACACTCACGGCCGTCGCGGCCAGCGTCGTCGTCGCCGGCGCGTCGCTCATGGTCCTCCCGATCATCGCGGTCTTCAGCGTCGCGGGGATCTTCGGCATCCTCCGCCTGCCGGGCCTGGACCACGAGCCCGAGGCGGAGCCATACGAGGCATCCGGACTCGCCCTGCCTGCGCCCGCGGTCTGA
- a CDS encoding APC family permease, with the protein MTSTMETAPGSEVSKGGPRFGLATATFVVVSSMIGTGVLTTSGFTTFFVGSNQVMLALWVIGGILAVCGALTLCELTTALPRSGGDYVFLTEAYGPLAGFLSGWVSFLIGFGGPIAATAFAAAKYLLAPWRLDEASSAIAQPAVATLAILGLGVIHCLGRGSTIRAQGGMTALKLGILAILAVAGLAAGWGRWENLSDRPPITADLLVTAASSLVYISYAYTGWNAASYLTGEVDRPQERMPRAILLGTGLVLALYLALNTAYALALTPADLSAMVKSPENRQDVGVLAPIAQIAAERLYGPRVADPMSIAIGLTLLASLSAYILTGPRVARAMAIAGQFPSVAGRLSSRGTPTMATILQVGWSLVLLWTASFEKILVYSGVGLAIFSMLTVASVYVLRRRRPDLPRPFRTLGYPVVPAAFLAGTGLLTAAVCYERPWVSMISVMSILAGIPVYFLQGAIARRPA; encoded by the coding sequence ATGACATCGACGATGGAGACGGCCCCGGGGAGCGAGGTATCGAAGGGCGGGCCGCGGTTCGGCCTGGCGACGGCGACGTTCGTGGTCGTCTCGAGCATGATCGGCACCGGCGTCCTGACGACCTCGGGGTTCACGACCTTCTTCGTCGGCAGCAACCAGGTGATGCTCGCCCTCTGGGTCATCGGCGGGATCCTCGCCGTCTGCGGCGCCCTCACGCTCTGCGAGCTGACGACGGCCCTGCCACGGTCCGGGGGGGACTACGTCTTCCTGACTGAAGCCTACGGCCCCCTCGCCGGCTTCCTGTCCGGCTGGGTGTCGTTCCTCATCGGCTTCGGCGGGCCGATCGCGGCGACGGCGTTCGCCGCGGCGAAATACCTGCTGGCACCGTGGAGGCTCGATGAGGCCTCGTCCGCGATCGCCCAGCCGGCGGTCGCCACGCTCGCGATCCTCGGCCTGGGGGTAATCCACTGCCTGGGCCGGGGGTCGACGATCCGAGCCCAAGGAGGCATGACCGCCCTGAAGCTTGGCATCCTCGCAATCCTGGCCGTCGCCGGTCTGGCCGCCGGTTGGGGGCGCTGGGAGAACCTCTCCGACCGGCCGCCGATCACGGCGGACCTGCTCGTCACGGCGGCCTCGTCGCTGGTCTACATCTCCTATGCCTATACCGGCTGGAACGCCGCCTCGTACCTGACCGGCGAGGTGGACCGCCCCCAGGAGCGGATGCCGCGTGCGATCCTGCTGGGCACGGGCCTCGTTCTGGCCCTCTACCTGGCGTTGAACACGGCGTACGCCCTGGCGCTGACGCCGGCCGACCTCTCGGCCATGGTGAAGTCGCCGGAGAACAGGCAGGACGTCGGCGTCCTGGCGCCCATCGCCCAGATCGCGGCCGAGCGCCTCTACGGCCCCCGCGTCGCCGATCCGATGTCGATCGCCATCGGCCTGACGCTCCTCGCCTCGCTCAGCGCCTACATCCTGACGGGCCCGCGCGTGGCCCGGGCCATGGCCATCGCCGGGCAGTTCCCCTCGGTCGCGGGACGCCTCTCCTCGCGCGGCACGCCGACCATGGCGACGATCCTCCAGGTCGGCTGGTCCCTGGTCCTGTTGTGGACGGCCTCGTTCGAGAAGATCCTGGTCTACTCGGGCGTCGGCCTGGCGATCTTCTCGATGCTGACGGTGGCCTCGGTCTATGTGCTCCGCCGTCGCCGGCCGGACCTCCCCCGCCCCTTCCGGACGCTGGGCTATCCGGTCGTCCCGGCCGCCTTCCTTGCGGGGACCGGCCTTCTCACAGCGGCCGTCTGCTACGAGAGGCCCTGGGTGTCGATGATCTCCGTCATGAGCATCCTCGCCGGGATCCCCGTCTATTTCCTCCAGGGAGCCATCGCCCGCCGCCCGGCCTGA